One genomic segment of Pleurodeles waltl isolate 20211129_DDA chromosome 11, aPleWal1.hap1.20221129, whole genome shotgun sequence includes these proteins:
- the COX5B gene encoding cytochrome c oxidase subunit 5B, mitochondrial, with translation MASRLLVRSALRALTRGPGTARVPLAARSMSAGGIPTDEEQATGLERKIMKALEKGKDPYSMLKPPQYAGTKEDPHIVPSINKKRIVGCICEEDNTSVIWFWLHEGEPQRCPSCGAHYKLVPHELPH, from the exons ATGGCTTCAAGGTTACTTGTGAGGAGCGCGCTGCGGGCTCTGACCCGTGGGCCTGGGACAGCTCGTGTTCCCTTGGCGGCCAGGTCGATGTCTGCAGGAG GTATTCCCACAGACGAGGAGCAAGCCACAGGACTAGAGAGAAAGATCATGAAGGCTTTGGAGAAGGGAAAG GATCCATACAGTATGCTGAAACCACCTCAGTATGCCGGGACAAAGGAAGACCCTCACATTGTCCCTTCTATCAACAAGAAAAGGATTGTAGGCTGCATAT GTGAGGAGGACAACACCAGTGTCATCTGGTTTTGGCTTCATGAAGGAGAGCCCCAACGCTGCCCATCTTGTGGTGCCCATTACAAACTGGTCCCCCACGAGCTCCCTCACTAG